In Zalophus californianus isolate mZalCal1 chromosome 17, mZalCal1.pri.v2, whole genome shotgun sequence, one DNA window encodes the following:
- the ATMIN gene encoding ATM interactor isoform X2 yields the protein MKMHAEKKHKCSKCSNSYGTEWDLKRHAEDCGKTFQCTCGCPYASRTALQSHVYRTGHEIPAEHRDPPRKKRKMESCLPSQKLSSKPTESLSTQPVPRSDTQELETSDIKLVASFEDSCSSNAGKQTLTTPPRYPQKLLLPKPKVAVVKLPVMQFSPMPVFVPTADSSAQPVVLGVDHQGSAPGAVHILPLSIGTLILGLDSEAGCLKESLPLSKIVSPVAMEPVSTGVQVNLGKSLSNPLQELGNTYQKNSISSINVQTDLSYTTQHFIPSTQWAGPDSSVSSCSQTDLTFGSQVSLPISVHTQTFLPSSKVTSSIAAQTDAFIDACYQSGGISRETQTSGMQGLTDDRVQMDQAVMGGDIFGSVHSSYGVSADSIISSSLVAETVAHDLLPQNHPKTLHQDLEKSAPIINFSAQHSMLPSQNMTDNQTQTIDLLSDLENILSSNLPSQTLDNRSLLSDTNTGPDPQLPSGPTQNPAIDFDIEEFLSASNIQTQTEESELNTMTTEPVLESLDIETQTDFFLADTSAQSYSCRGNSNFLGLEMFDTQTQTDLNFFLDSSPHLPLGSILKHSSFSMSTDSSDTETQTEGMSSAKNIPAVESKVQLNSTETQTMNSGFETLGSLFFTSNETQTAMDDFLLADLAWNTMESQFSSVETQTCAELHTVSNF from the exons ATGAAGATGCATGCTGAAAAGAAGCATAAGTGCAGTAAGTGCAGCAATTCCTACGGCACGGAGTGGGACTTGAAAAGGCACGCCGAGGACTGCGGCAAGACCTTCCAGTGCACGTGCGGCTGTCCCTATGCCAGCAGAACTGCGTTACAGTCCCACGTCTACCGCACTGGCCATGAGATCCCGGCAGAGCACAG GGATCCACCtcgtaagaaaaggaaaatggagagcTGCCTGCCCAGCCAGAAGTTGTCCAGTAAGCCCACTGAGTCCTTGAGCACCCAACCAGTTCCAAGATCAGACACTCAAGAACTGGAAACTTCAGATATAAAGCTGGTCGCTTCTTTTGAAGACTCTTGCAGCTCTAATGCTGGAAAGCAGACTCTTACAACACCTCCGAGATACCCTCAGAAGTTGCTTTTACCCAAGCCCAAAGTGGCTGTGGTGAAACTTCCTGTTATGCAGTTTTCTCCCATGCCTGTCTTTGTGCCTACAGCCGACTCCTCCGCCCAGCCTGTGGTGTTGGGTGTCGATCATCAGGGTTCTGCCCCGGGCGCTGTGCACATACTGCCCTTGTCAATCGGAACCCTGATCCTCGGCCTAGATTCAGAGGCTGGCTGTCTTAAGGAAAGTCTCCCTCTTTCAAAAATTGTAAGTCCTGTTGCTATGGAACCAGTTAGTACAGGTGTTCAAGTGAACTTGGGGAAGAGCCTGTCTAATCCTTTACAAGAACTAGGGAACACATACCAGAAGAACAGCATTTCTTCAATCAACGTACAGACAGACCTGTCTTACACCACACAACACTTCATACCTTCCACACAGTGGGCTGGGCCTGATTCCTCTGTATCGTCTTGTTCTCAAACAGATTTGACGTTTGGTTCTCAAGTCTCCCTTCCCATCAGTGTTCATACTCAAACATTTTTGCCCAGTTCTAAGGTGACCTCATCCATAGCTGCTCAGACTGATGCGTTTATAGATGCCTGTTACCAGTCAGGCGGGATCTCCAGAGAAACCCAGACCAGTGGAATGCAAGGTCTGACAGATGACCGAGTACAGATGGACCAGGCTGTTATGGGTGGAGACATTTTTGGGAGCGTCCATTCATCCTACGGTGTTTCTGCAGACAGCATTATAAGCAGCAGCTTAGTAGCAGAGACCGTCGCTCATGATTTGTTACCTCAGAACCACCCTAAGACTTTACATCAAGATCTTGAGAAATCTGCACCAATTATAAACTTCAGTGCACAGCACAGTATGCTTCCTTCACAGAACATGACAGATAACCAGACCCAAACTATAGACTTATTAAGCGATTTAGAAAACATCTTGTCAAGTAATCTGCCCAGTCAGACACTGGACAATCGTAGTCTTTTGTCTGACACGAATACGGGACCTGACCCCCAGCTCCCATCTGGCCCAACCCAGAATCCCGCAATCGATTTTGATATTGAAGAGTTTTTGTCCGCCTCAAATATCCAGACTCAAACTGAAGAGAGTGAGCTTAACACCATGACCACCGAGCCTGTCTTGGAATCACTGGACATAGAGACCCAAACGGACTTCTTCCTTGCAGATACATCTGCTCAGTCCTATAGTTGTAGGGGAAATTCTAATTTCTTAGGCCTTGAAATGTTTGACACGCAGACACAGACAGACTTAAACTTCTTTTTAGACAGTAGCCCCCACCTGCCTCTGGGAAGTATTCTGAAACACTCCAGCTTTTCCATGAGTACTGATTCATCTGACACAGAGACCCAAACTGAAGGAATGTCCAGTGCTAAAAACATACCTGCTGTAGAGAGCAAAGTTCAGTTGAACAGTACAGAAACACAGACCATGAATTCTGGCTTCGAAACCTTGGGGAGCTTGTTCTTCACCAGCAACGAAACTCAAACAGCCATGGATGACTTTCTTCTGGCTGATTTGGCCTGGAACACAATGGAATCTCAGTTCAGCTCTGTAGAAACCCAGACGTGTGCGGAACTACACACGGTCTCCAACTTCTAA
- the ATMIN gene encoding ATM interactor isoform X1, whose protein sequence is MAASEAAAAGSAALASGAPTVPTAARGAAAAASGPWGPPGRLRGSRPRPAAARQQPAAPAPPARELIQPSVSELSRAVRTNILCTVRGCGKILPNSPALNMHLVKSHRLQDGIVNPTIRKDLKTVPKFYCCPIEGCPRGPDRPFSQFSLVKQHFMKMHAEKKHKCSKCSNSYGTEWDLKRHAEDCGKTFQCTCGCPYASRTALQSHVYRTGHEIPAEHRDPPRKKRKMESCLPSQKLSSKPTESLSTQPVPRSDTQELETSDIKLVASFEDSCSSNAGKQTLTTPPRYPQKLLLPKPKVAVVKLPVMQFSPMPVFVPTADSSAQPVVLGVDHQGSAPGAVHILPLSIGTLILGLDSEAGCLKESLPLSKIVSPVAMEPVSTGVQVNLGKSLSNPLQELGNTYQKNSISSINVQTDLSYTTQHFIPSTQWAGPDSSVSSCSQTDLTFGSQVSLPISVHTQTFLPSSKVTSSIAAQTDAFIDACYQSGGISRETQTSGMQGLTDDRVQMDQAVMGGDIFGSVHSSYGVSADSIISSSLVAETVAHDLLPQNHPKTLHQDLEKSAPIINFSAQHSMLPSQNMTDNQTQTIDLLSDLENILSSNLPSQTLDNRSLLSDTNTGPDPQLPSGPTQNPAIDFDIEEFLSASNIQTQTEESELNTMTTEPVLESLDIETQTDFFLADTSAQSYSCRGNSNFLGLEMFDTQTQTDLNFFLDSSPHLPLGSILKHSSFSMSTDSSDTETQTEGMSSAKNIPAVESKVQLNSTETQTMNSGFETLGSLFFTSNETQTAMDDFLLADLAWNTMESQFSSVETQTCAELHTVSNF, encoded by the exons ATGGCGGCCtctgaggcggcggcggcggggtcCGCGGCTCTGGCTTCGGGCGCCCCGACCGTCCCGACGGCCGCGAggggagccgccgccgccgcctcgggcCCGTGGGGGCCCCCCGGACGGCTGAGGGGCAGCCGGCCGCGGCCCGCGGCGGCCAGGCAGCAGCCCGCGGCTCCGGCGCCTCCGGCCCGGGAGCTGATCCAGCCGTCGGTGAGCGAGCTGTCCCGGGCCGTGCGAACCAACATCCTGTGCACCGTGCGCGGCTGCGGCAAAATTCTGCCCAACAGCCCGGCGCTCAACATGCACCTGGTCAAGAGCCACCGCCTGCAG gaTGGCATAGTAAATCCAACAATaagaaaagatttgaaaactGTACCGAAATTCTACTGTTGTCCAATTGAAGGATGCCCTAGAGGCCCTGACAGaccattttctcaattttctctcGTAAAACAG CACTTTATGAAGATGCATGCTGAAAAGAAGCATAAGTGCAGTAAGTGCAGCAATTCCTACGGCACGGAGTGGGACTTGAAAAGGCACGCCGAGGACTGCGGCAAGACCTTCCAGTGCACGTGCGGCTGTCCCTATGCCAGCAGAACTGCGTTACAGTCCCACGTCTACCGCACTGGCCATGAGATCCCGGCAGAGCACAG GGATCCACCtcgtaagaaaaggaaaatggagagcTGCCTGCCCAGCCAGAAGTTGTCCAGTAAGCCCACTGAGTCCTTGAGCACCCAACCAGTTCCAAGATCAGACACTCAAGAACTGGAAACTTCAGATATAAAGCTGGTCGCTTCTTTTGAAGACTCTTGCAGCTCTAATGCTGGAAAGCAGACTCTTACAACACCTCCGAGATACCCTCAGAAGTTGCTTTTACCCAAGCCCAAAGTGGCTGTGGTGAAACTTCCTGTTATGCAGTTTTCTCCCATGCCTGTCTTTGTGCCTACAGCCGACTCCTCCGCCCAGCCTGTGGTGTTGGGTGTCGATCATCAGGGTTCTGCCCCGGGCGCTGTGCACATACTGCCCTTGTCAATCGGAACCCTGATCCTCGGCCTAGATTCAGAGGCTGGCTGTCTTAAGGAAAGTCTCCCTCTTTCAAAAATTGTAAGTCCTGTTGCTATGGAACCAGTTAGTACAGGTGTTCAAGTGAACTTGGGGAAGAGCCTGTCTAATCCTTTACAAGAACTAGGGAACACATACCAGAAGAACAGCATTTCTTCAATCAACGTACAGACAGACCTGTCTTACACCACACAACACTTCATACCTTCCACACAGTGGGCTGGGCCTGATTCCTCTGTATCGTCTTGTTCTCAAACAGATTTGACGTTTGGTTCTCAAGTCTCCCTTCCCATCAGTGTTCATACTCAAACATTTTTGCCCAGTTCTAAGGTGACCTCATCCATAGCTGCTCAGACTGATGCGTTTATAGATGCCTGTTACCAGTCAGGCGGGATCTCCAGAGAAACCCAGACCAGTGGAATGCAAGGTCTGACAGATGACCGAGTACAGATGGACCAGGCTGTTATGGGTGGAGACATTTTTGGGAGCGTCCATTCATCCTACGGTGTTTCTGCAGACAGCATTATAAGCAGCAGCTTAGTAGCAGAGACCGTCGCTCATGATTTGTTACCTCAGAACCACCCTAAGACTTTACATCAAGATCTTGAGAAATCTGCACCAATTATAAACTTCAGTGCACAGCACAGTATGCTTCCTTCACAGAACATGACAGATAACCAGACCCAAACTATAGACTTATTAAGCGATTTAGAAAACATCTTGTCAAGTAATCTGCCCAGTCAGACACTGGACAATCGTAGTCTTTTGTCTGACACGAATACGGGACCTGACCCCCAGCTCCCATCTGGCCCAACCCAGAATCCCGCAATCGATTTTGATATTGAAGAGTTTTTGTCCGCCTCAAATATCCAGACTCAAACTGAAGAGAGTGAGCTTAACACCATGACCACCGAGCCTGTCTTGGAATCACTGGACATAGAGACCCAAACGGACTTCTTCCTTGCAGATACATCTGCTCAGTCCTATAGTTGTAGGGGAAATTCTAATTTCTTAGGCCTTGAAATGTTTGACACGCAGACACAGACAGACTTAAACTTCTTTTTAGACAGTAGCCCCCACCTGCCTCTGGGAAGTATTCTGAAACACTCCAGCTTTTCCATGAGTACTGATTCATCTGACACAGAGACCCAAACTGAAGGAATGTCCAGTGCTAAAAACATACCTGCTGTAGAGAGCAAAGTTCAGTTGAACAGTACAGAAACACAGACCATGAATTCTGGCTTCGAAACCTTGGGGAGCTTGTTCTTCACCAGCAACGAAACTCAAACAGCCATGGATGACTTTCTTCTGGCTGATTTGGCCTGGAACACAATGGAATCTCAGTTCAGCTCTGTAGAAACCCAGACGTGTGCGGAACTACACACGGTCTCCAACTTCTAA